A single Candidatus Binatia bacterium DNA region contains:
- a CDS encoding radical SAM protein: MAPHEVLELSHDPKPRPQWPARRGPSPYDFAKIGFALFGLPRNAFGSIDVTNRCNLRCTHCYYYAGDDSSLPPELSADEWVEHLEELKRSSGLKLPFFNATWVGGDPLVRRDVIERCKPFFKYNTIVTNGTMPLPDWPDVNWYVSVDGDERAHEAMRDPQGHYRKNGGRGIYHRVRENVRANQHLRITICCVITRENVSSIESVVRDWYEAGARNITFDFFTPIKGLANADLWLNPQERDDAIDKLLALREIYGDFFVIPERALRLMRSEHCMDVTTNCLLRDRSFSLNASGKTKGKCVMGNNADCDRCGCIAPFYLRSLTHRPMILEDLGRSALRSLRAAMTLASN; this comes from the coding sequence ATGGCCCCCCACGAAGTTCTCGAGCTTTCTCACGATCCGAAGCCGCGGCCACAGTGGCCCGCACGGCGCGGCCCCAGTCCCTACGACTTCGCGAAGATCGGCTTTGCCCTCTTCGGACTCCCGCGCAACGCGTTCGGCTCCATCGACGTGACCAACCGCTGCAATCTCCGGTGCACGCACTGCTACTACTACGCTGGCGACGACAGCTCCTTGCCGCCCGAACTGAGCGCAGACGAATGGGTCGAGCATCTCGAAGAGCTCAAGCGCTCGTCGGGCCTGAAGCTGCCGTTCTTCAACGCCACGTGGGTCGGCGGCGACCCGCTCGTCCGGCGGGACGTCATCGAACGTTGCAAGCCGTTCTTCAAGTACAACACGATCGTCACCAACGGCACGATGCCGCTCCCCGACTGGCCGGACGTGAATTGGTACGTGTCTGTCGACGGCGACGAGCGGGCGCACGAGGCGATGCGCGATCCGCAGGGGCACTACCGAAAGAACGGCGGGCGAGGCATCTACCACCGCGTGCGCGAGAACGTACGCGCCAACCAGCACCTGCGGATCACTATCTGCTGCGTCATCACCCGCGAGAACGTCTCTTCGATCGAGAGTGTCGTCCGCGATTGGTACGAGGCCGGAGCCCGCAACATCACGTTCGACTTTTTTACGCCGATCAAAGGCCTTGCGAACGCGGACCTGTGGCTGAACCCACAAGAGCGTGACGATGCGATCGACAAGCTCCTCGCGCTCCGCGAGATTTACGGCGACTTCTTCGTGATTCCCGAGCGTGCTCTCCGCCTCATGCGATCCGAGCACTGCATGGACGTCACGACGAATTGCCTCCTGCGCGACCGCTCGTTCAGCCTCAATGCGAGCGGCAAGACCAAGGGCAAGTGCGTGATGGGCAACAACGCGGACTGCGACCGCTGTGGGTGCATCGCACCGTTCTATCTCCGCTCGCTGACACACCGCCCGATGATCCTCGAGGACCTCGGACGTTCGGCACTCCGCTCCCTGCGGGCCGCGATGACCCTGGCGTCGAACTAG
- a CDS encoding cytochrome C, with protein MRSRSSSFATIAIAVLISSCAAIQTERSLPSTHVMPPAFRSVLDGRPRMLTLDLGGGVWAAYDAKTSSLYKVWRDGVELEGAVYDYRHGPQPRATGPAYVLRAGRTPWRLRVSGELVRPKVRFRGHREDSGAFIVSSDLEHDGVVIPVEERIARLSGDGPAIEWRFHTSDVPSEVTVEYLVELDSLRESPQTDGALQDVRADSGADFRARLVLASNADTVLRARFGEPRIEASAVPEIDAGWQKLEASGCPSCHATEARTVGPPFVEIAEKYDADDETIERLGAKVRSGGSGVWGETVMPANDFLDPVEAEDLVTFILALDGNDAAARRAAGERLTEGTQPSLWVLAVTHGPGLIADWFGSTVGGWFEPSGKQPGDREPLEGLHPSFDREEIRVRDFEPKVGGMDFLSNGDLVISTWDTQGAVYRISGLGGDDAGDARVRRIAWGLAEPLGLRVVDDKIYVLQKHELTRLVDNDGDGVTDEYQTVSNDWESSGNFHEFAFGLVAEPDGFVATLSSGVVPGGDSAPSQPVDRGAVIRISMDGNAERLARGLRTPNGIGTGIDGELFVADNQGAWLPASKIVHVQRDAFYGFRDVDPEGDADRIETPPVVWLPQDDIGNSPTEPVPLDLGPYRGQMIHGDVTHGGIKRVFAERVDGAYQGAVFRFSQGLQAGVNRLRWGPDGKLYVGGIGNPGNWSHSGGQWFGLERLAYNGESTFEMLAMRALPAGFEVEWTEPLAEGAGEDESAYRIRHWSYEPTAAYGGPKVNLETLEVTSVQVSEDRRRVRLEIPGLRPGSVVHLRADPDEIRSESGDSLWTTEAWYTLNRIPAAVR; from the coding sequence CCGCATGCTGACTCTGGATCTCGGTGGCGGCGTGTGGGCGGCGTATGACGCGAAGACGTCCTCGCTCTACAAAGTCTGGCGCGATGGCGTCGAGTTGGAAGGAGCGGTCTACGACTATCGACACGGCCCGCAGCCGCGTGCGACCGGGCCGGCCTACGTCCTTCGCGCGGGGCGAACACCCTGGAGGCTTCGTGTGTCCGGTGAGCTCGTGCGGCCGAAGGTTCGGTTTCGCGGGCATCGCGAAGATAGCGGCGCATTTATCGTGTCCTCGGACCTGGAACACGACGGCGTCGTGATTCCCGTCGAGGAGCGCATCGCGCGACTCTCGGGTGATGGCCCGGCGATCGAGTGGCGCTTTCACACATCCGATGTCCCGTCCGAGGTCACGGTCGAGTACCTCGTGGAATTGGACTCCCTGCGAGAGTCCCCGCAGACCGATGGTGCCCTTCAGGACGTGCGGGCCGACAGTGGGGCTGACTTCCGTGCGCGTCTCGTCCTCGCCTCGAACGCCGACACGGTGCTGCGTGCTCGGTTCGGCGAGCCCCGCATTGAGGCGAGCGCGGTTCCGGAGATCGATGCCGGTTGGCAGAAGCTCGAGGCGAGTGGGTGTCCGTCGTGTCACGCGACGGAGGCGCGGACGGTCGGCCCCCCGTTCGTCGAGATCGCCGAGAAGTACGACGCCGACGACGAGACGATTGAGCGTCTCGGGGCCAAGGTTCGCAGCGGTGGAAGTGGGGTGTGGGGTGAGACCGTCATGCCCGCGAACGACTTCCTCGATCCGGTCGAGGCGGAGGACCTCGTCACGTTCATTCTCGCACTGGATGGGAACGACGCGGCCGCGCGGCGCGCTGCGGGCGAGCGCCTCACGGAAGGCACGCAGCCATCGCTCTGGGTGCTCGCGGTTACGCATGGGCCCGGGCTAATCGCCGACTGGTTCGGCAGTACCGTCGGCGGGTGGTTCGAACCGAGCGGGAAGCAGCCGGGAGATCGTGAGCCGCTCGAGGGGCTTCATCCGAGTTTCGATCGCGAGGAGATCCGGGTGCGCGACTTCGAGCCGAAGGTGGGCGGGATGGACTTCCTCTCGAACGGTGACCTCGTGATCTCGACCTGGGACACCCAGGGAGCGGTCTACCGGATCTCTGGATTGGGCGGAGACGACGCAGGCGATGCGCGGGTTCGCCGAATCGCCTGGGGGCTCGCCGAGCCCCTCGGGCTTCGGGTCGTGGACGACAAGATCTACGTTCTGCAGAAGCACGAGCTCACGCGTCTGGTGGACAACGACGGTGATGGCGTGACCGACGAGTACCAAACGGTCTCCAATGATTGGGAATCCTCCGGCAACTTTCACGAGTTCGCGTTCGGTCTCGTCGCCGAACCCGACGGTTTCGTCGCGACCCTCTCTTCGGGCGTCGTTCCCGGCGGCGATTCGGCTCCCTCACAGCCCGTCGATCGTGGGGCTGTCATCCGGATCTCCATGGACGGGAACGCGGAACGTCTCGCTCGGGGACTCCGAACGCCCAACGGTATCGGTACAGGCATCGACGGTGAGCTGTTCGTGGCCGACAACCAGGGCGCTTGGCTTCCGGCGAGCAAGATCGTGCACGTTCAGCGGGACGCCTTCTACGGCTTTCGCGACGTCGATCCCGAGGGGGATGCCGATCGGATCGAGACGCCGCCTGTCGTCTGGCTTCCCCAGGATGACATCGGCAACTCCCCGACCGAGCCGGTACCTCTCGATCTGGGTCCGTACCGCGGACAGATGATCCACGGCGACGTGACCCATGGTGGAATCAAGCGGGTGTTCGCCGAGAGAGTCGACGGTGCGTATCAGGGCGCGGTCTTCCGCTTCAGTCAGGGACTCCAAGCGGGAGTGAACCGACTTCGGTGGGGGCCCGATGGGAAGCTCTACGTCGGAGGCATCGGGAATCCGGGGAATTGGAGCCACAGTGGCGGCCAGTGGTTCGGATTGGAGCGGCTCGCGTACAACGGAGAGTCGACATTCGAGATGCTCGCGATGCGTGCCCTTCCCGCTGGCTTCGAAGTCGAGTGGACCGAGCCGTTGGCCGAGGGGGCGGGTGAGGACGAGAGCGCGTATCGCATCCGGCATTGGAGTTACGAGCCGACGGCAGCGTATGGCGGACCGAAGGTGAATCTAGAAACCCTCGAGGTGACTTCGGTGCAGGTCTCGGAGGACCGCCGTCGCGTTCGTCTCGAGATTCCGGGACTCCGGCCGGGTTCCGTCGTCCACCTCCGAGCGGACCCGGATGAGATCCGGAGCGAGAGTGGCGACTCTTTGTGGACCACAGAAGCCTGGTACACGCTGAACCGGATCCCAGCGGCCGTGCGTTGA
- a CDS encoding SDR family oxidoreductase → MNGTADGIGLAACKRFAELGIKVCMTDINEEKLQSPAEAKILPVVGGSAANLLRALVDVSDRAQLEALCTQVYDRFGQVVDLMFERIAAERFYILCPDNDVTAEVDNKRIQWGIDDLIEDRPALSRWHPKWKDTFERFMS, encoded by the coding sequence GTGAACGGCACGGCCGACGGGATTGGCCTGGCGGCATGCAAACGATTCGCCGAGCTCGGCATCAAGGTCTGCATGACCGACATCAACGAGGAAAAACTCCAGAGCCCTGCGGAAGCCAAGATCCTGCCCGTGGTGGGGGGTAGCGCTGCGAACCTCCTGCGGGCCCTCGTCGACGTCTCCGACCGCGCGCAGCTCGAGGCGCTCTGCACACAGGTGTACGACCGCTTCGGACAGGTCGTCGATCTCATGTTCGAGCGGATCGCGGCGGAACGATTTTACATCCTATGCCCGGACAACGACGTGACCGCGGAGGTCGACAACAAGCGAATACAGTGGGGGATCGACGACCTCATCGAGGATAGGCCTGCGCTTTCCCGCTGGCATCCGAAATGGAAGGACACGTTCGAGCGGTTCATGTCGTGA